Proteins encoded within one genomic window of Arachis ipaensis cultivar K30076 chromosome B08, Araip1.1, whole genome shotgun sequence:
- the LOC107611505 gene encoding uncharacterized protein LOC107611505 codes for MWALWKAKNTEVHNNSQPDPLRTIINAKLLETEFRKSLDILIQSSSEMQRRSRFPVKWRPPPTNWIQLNVDTAFSSESNRGAIAVTILDNLGRLIRGSAIKIQEGLVTIAKALAIRKTVILTDNLSMERAIIESDSLILIQIIKSWEDWWEIRPILQDIRGIMAKHQRFGFTWTPRKENSRAHLIAKLKAEEALPGNWCSRPIEQLTTIINADSIQTADHNTTSDL; via the coding sequence ATGTGGGCATTATGGAAAGCGAAAAATACAGAAGttcacaacaattcacaaccagaCCCACTCAGAACAATAATCAATGCAAAATTATTGGAAACAGAGTTTAGGAAATCCTTAGATATACTAATTCAATCCAGCAGTGAAATGCAAAGGAGAAGTAGGTTCCCTGTAAAGTGGAGACCGCCTCCAACCAATTGGATACAACTAAACGTTGACACAGCCTTTTCTAGTGAATCTAACAGGGGAGCAATTGCTGTGACAATTCTTGACAACCTGGGACGATTGATAAGAGGATCTGCAATAAAAATCCAGGAAGGATTAGTAACAATTGCAAAAGCATTAGCTATAAGAAAAACAGTGATTCTAACAGATAATTTGAGCATGGAAAGGGCTATAATTGAAAGCGATAGTTTAATACTAATCCAAATTATCAAATCATGGGAAGATTGGTGGGAGATCCGTCCAATTCTACAAGACATCAGAGGCATAATGGCAAAGCACCAACGCTTTGGCTTCACCTGGACCCCGAGAAAGGAAAACTCCCGGGCTCATTTAATTGCAAAGCTTAAAGCAGAGGAGGCTCTTCCAGGTAACTGGTGCTCAAGGCCAATTGAACAGCTTACTACCATTATCAATGCAGATAGCATCCAAACGGCGGATCACAATACGACATCTGATCTCTAG